The genomic region CACTTTTCTTATAACTATAAATACAAAACAGGGTTCTTCGTTTGAAAAAACTAATTTAGCAACAATGAATGTAATTAATTATTTAAAGAAAATAAAACAGATTAAAAACTATACGGTAGATGTAGGAACGCCTTCGGTCATCAATTTTTCAGGTTTGCTGAGGGGTTCCGATTTCAGAAATGCGAGCTGGTTTTCTGAAATAAGCGTAAATCTTATAAATAAAAATAAACGAAATACGTCTTCGCATCAGCTTGTCTTAAATATTTTGCCGGTAGTGCATAAAATCGGAAAAAAATATGATGCAACAATAAAAGTTTTAGAGAGTCCCCCTGGACCCCCTGTTAAATCTACAATCGTTGCAGAAATTTACGGAAGCAATTATAATGAGCAGGAAAAGCTGTCATCGGCAGTTGAAAAGCAGATGAAACTAACTAAAGGCGTGACGGATGTTAATTCTTCATATAAAAAACCGATAAGAAAAATAGAAGTCATACTAAGACGCAGAAAAGCGGCTTTACTTGGAATAAATACCGAAATGGTTGCAAAGACACTCTATTTATTAAATTATGGTATGCCGGTAGGGACGCTGCATATTAAAAATCATCTGCATCAGGTTAATATTTTATTAAGAATGTCTGCAAATTATAGAAAAAATGTAGGTTCTTTATCAAATATATGGATTTTTTCGCCTGCTGCAAATAAACTGATACCTTTAAATTCAGTTGTCAGGATTAAATACGCATATTTAACAAATATGATTTATCACAGAGATTTAAAACCGGTAGTTTATGTTTACGGCAAAGTTGTCAAAAGAAGCCCTATGTATGCCAATATAAGCTTAATATTGCATTTCCTGAAGCATCCTTTGCCGGCTGGTTATCATATTAGATGGGGCGGAGAATGGCACTTAACCTTAAAAGTTTTTGCTCAGTTAGGCGCTGCTATGCTAATCGCTATCTTACTTATATATGTTCTTTTAGTAGGATATACCGGTTCATTTATGCTGCCTGTAATTTTAATGGGCGCAATTCCTCTGGAAATGATAGGTATAATGCCGGGTTTTGCAATTATAAACGTTTATTTTACTGCAACGTCGATGATAGGCGCAATTGCATTATCAGGAATAGTTATAAGAAATTCTCTTTTGCTGCTGGAATTTATTACTAATAAAAAAAAGGAAGGCTATGATATAATAGACGCTCTAGTGGAAGCCGGCTCTATGAGATTCAGACCGATACTAATTACGGCGCTCGCCGTCATATTCGGTTCGGCAATACTCGTAACCGACCCTGTGTGGAACGGACTGGCATGGTCGCTGATTTTCGGCATGTTTGCATCTACTATACTGACCCTGATAGTTATTCCGGTTATTTACTATATGTTTGAAAAAAAGTCATGGCATAAAGAAGAAACTCATGAAAATTTATAATAAATAATAAAGGAGTAAAATTATGGCGGTTAATTTTGAAATTACTCAAAATAATATTGGCATTATAGATTTAAGTTTTGGAGATAAAAACGAATTATACATACAGGAAATGAACGAAATTATTAAAATAATTACGGAACAAATTTCGGGACAATACAGCATAAGAGCTATATTAATAAAAAGCTCTAATCCGCAATATTTTGCCGTAGGTCCTTCTATTAAAAAAATTAAAGATTTAGACAAAAACGACGCCAGATATTTTACTACTGTTTTAAATAAAATGGTTAATCATATCGAAAATATAGAAGTTCCGGTTATTGCAAAAATTAAAGGAACAGTTTCAGGCATAGGTTTTGACATAACAGCTGCCTGCGATTTTAAATTTGCAACAATTGAATCTACGTTTGCCGATTATTCCGTCAGGTGCGGCATCGTTTCCCCTTCCGCATTAATAAGCAGGCTAATTTTTTTGATTGGCGCTCAAAAGGCAAAAGAAATTGCATTG from Candidatus Acididesulfobacter guangdongensis harbors:
- a CDS encoding enoyl-CoA hydratase/isomerase family protein yields the protein MAVNFEITQNNIGIIDLSFGDKNELYIQEMNEIIKIITEQISGQYSIRAILIKSSNPQYFAVGPSIKKIKDLDKNDARYFTTVLNKMVNHIENIEVPVIAKIKGTVSGIGFDITAACDFKFATIESTFADYSVRCGIVSPSALISRLIFLIGAQKAKEIALSGKRFSAEEMHSFSFLTNVLKKEDIDSYVDNFLNDFNELSAESLKITKKFFNEMMQNQIKNSPFPMVDVFSELFHSNKFLKAHLESIINLNL